A window from Nocardioides mesophilus encodes these proteins:
- a CDS encoding ATP-dependent Clp protease proteolytic subunit, translating to MNYYIPQWEERTSYGFRRIDPYAKLFEERIIFLGTPISDDIANAVMAQLLCLETMDPDRDISLYINSPGGSFTALTAIYDTMRFVKPDIQTVCLGQAASAAAILLAAGSPGKRLALPNSRILIHQPYTEGTYGQTSDIEIQANEILRMRELLERMIAEHSGRPQEQVSRDIDRDKILTAEAAVEYGLIDSILESRKSTVPVG from the coding sequence ATGAACTACTACATCCCCCAGTGGGAGGAGCGGACGTCGTACGGCTTCCGCCGGATCGACCCCTACGCCAAGCTGTTCGAGGAGCGGATCATCTTCCTCGGCACCCCGATCAGCGACGACATCGCCAACGCGGTGATGGCGCAGCTGCTCTGCCTGGAGACGATGGACCCCGACCGGGACATCTCCCTCTACATCAACAGCCCGGGCGGCTCGTTCACGGCGCTGACCGCGATCTACGACACGATGCGGTTCGTCAAGCCCGACATCCAGACCGTCTGCCTCGGGCAGGCCGCCTCGGCGGCCGCGATCCTGCTCGCCGCCGGCAGCCCCGGCAAGCGGCTGGCGCTGCCGAACAGCCGGATCCTGATCCACCAGCCCTACACCGAGGGCACCTACGGCCAGACCTCCGACATCGAGATCCAGGCCAACGAGATCCTGCGGATGCGGGAGCTGCTCGAGCGGATGATCGCCGAGCACTCCGGCCGTCCGCAGGAGCAGGTCAGCCGCGACATCGACCGTGACAAGATCCTGACCGCCGAGGCCGCGGTGGAGTATGGCCTCATCGACTCGATCCTGGAGTCACGCAAGAGCACCGTCCCGGTGGGCTGA
- a CDS encoding alpha/beta hydrolase, translating into MLHPQAEQAIALWSAGPSCADPGFGPADVAEVRRAALAEAGREPMEPVDRVEDVDAGGVRCRLHVPAGADGTLVFLHGGGFVFGEVGTHDAQSRRLANRTGRAVLTVDYRRPPEHPFPAAPDDVDAALAWLRDAGAAAGLPTARLAVLGDSAGGNLALVAALRHPGAFDAAVLVYPFLDPEQQAASYDEQDNEALSAAEARWYWQQYAATPDDLRHPDLAPLRASSFAGLPPTLVQVAEHDVLVGEDLELARRIAADGGTVRTTTYPGMIHGFWRHPQLFDAAEQALAEAADFLRGV; encoded by the coding sequence ATGCTGCACCCGCAGGCCGAGCAGGCCATCGCGCTGTGGTCGGCCGGGCCGAGCTGTGCCGACCCCGGCTTCGGGCCGGCCGACGTCGCGGAGGTACGGCGGGCCGCTCTCGCCGAGGCGGGTCGCGAGCCCATGGAGCCGGTCGACCGGGTCGAGGACGTCGACGCGGGCGGGGTCCGCTGCCGGTTGCACGTGCCGGCCGGCGCCGACGGCACGCTGGTGTTCCTGCACGGCGGCGGCTTCGTCTTCGGCGAGGTCGGCACCCACGACGCCCAGTCCCGCCGGCTAGCGAACCGGACCGGGAGGGCGGTGCTGACCGTCGACTACCGGCGGCCTCCGGAGCATCCGTTCCCCGCCGCCCCCGACGACGTCGACGCAGCGCTGGCGTGGCTGCGGGACGCCGGCGCCGCCGCCGGGCTGCCGACCGCGCGGCTGGCGGTCCTCGGCGACAGCGCCGGCGGCAACCTGGCGCTGGTGGCCGCGCTGCGGCACCCGGGAGCCTTCGACGCCGCGGTGCTGGTCTACCCGTTCCTCGACCCCGAGCAGCAGGCGGCGTCCTACGACGAGCAGGACAACGAGGCGCTGAGCGCCGCTGAGGCGCGGTGGTACTGGCAGCAGTACGCCGCGACGCCGGACGACCTGCGGCACCCCGACCTGGCGCCGCTGCGGGCCTCCTCCTTCGCCGGGCTGCCCCCGACGCTGGTGCAGGTCGCGGAGCACGACGTGCTGGTCGGCGAGGACCTCGAGCTCGCCCGGCGGATCGCGGCGGACGGCGGGACGGTCCGGACGACGACGTACCCCGGGATGATCCACGGGTTCTGGCGGCACCCGCAGCTCTTCGACGCCGCGGAGCAGGCGCTCGCCGAGGCCGCGGACTTCCTGCGCGGGGTCTGA
- a CDS encoding ATP-dependent Clp protease proteolytic subunit, with amino-acid sequence MTPTMNGAGPGNPLDDHIYQRLLRERIVFLGSEVRDQNANAICAQMLLLNAEDPNADIFLYINSPGGSVDAGMAIYDTMNYISNDVATVGMGLAASMGQFLLCAGAKGKRYALPHARIMMHQPSGGMGGSASDIKIQAQQSLHIKQVLFKLISEHTGQALEQVETDADRDRWFTADQALEYGFIDKVVASAGQVADQGRPARDK; translated from the coding sequence ATGACCCCCACCATGAACGGGGCCGGCCCGGGCAACCCGCTCGACGACCACATCTACCAACGCCTCCTCCGGGAGCGCATCGTCTTCCTCGGCTCCGAGGTGCGCGACCAGAACGCCAACGCGATCTGCGCCCAGATGCTGCTGCTGAACGCCGAGGATCCCAACGCGGACATCTTCCTGTACATCAACAGCCCCGGTGGCTCCGTGGACGCCGGCATGGCGATCTACGACACCATGAACTACATCTCCAACGATGTGGCGACCGTGGGCATGGGCCTCGCGGCCAGCATGGGGCAGTTCCTGCTGTGCGCCGGCGCCAAGGGCAAGCGCTACGCCCTGCCGCACGCACGGATCATGATGCACCAGCCCTCCGGTGGCATGGGCGGCTCGGCTTCGGACATCAAGATCCAGGCCCAGCAGTCGCTGCACATCAAGCAGGTGCTGTTCAAGCTGATCAGCGAGCACACCGGCCAGGCTCTCGAGCAGGTCGAGACCGACGCCGACCGCGACCGCTGGTTCACCGCCGACCAGGCTCTGGAGTACGGCTTCATCGACAAGGTCGTCGCCAGCGCCGGCCAGGTCGCCGACCAGGGCCGTCCGGCCCGCGACAAGTGA
- a CDS encoding Fpg/Nei family DNA glycosylase: protein MPEGHTLRRLADGISGRFAGQTVAVSSPQGRFADSASVLDGTRLIDAESWGKHLFVAFEGERWVHVHLGLYGTFELADGPAPPPVGQVRMRLESGNGSARASYGDLRGATACELLTDGQRLAVLDRLGPDPLREDADPGRAWARISRSRAPIGALLMDQQVLAGVGNVYRAEVLFRHRMHPLRPGNTLRRSQFEAMWADLVTLMAAGVRSGRIDTVRPEHEPEAMGRAPRQDDHGGEVYVYRRTDQACLVCGSRVRTDVLVGRNLFWCPRCQPRFRSRAASPSR, encoded by the coding sequence GTGCCCGAGGGGCACACCCTCCGCCGTCTCGCCGACGGCATCTCGGGCCGGTTCGCCGGTCAGACGGTGGCGGTCTCGTCGCCGCAGGGCCGCTTCGCCGACAGCGCCTCGGTGCTCGACGGCACCCGGCTCATCGACGCCGAGTCCTGGGGCAAGCACCTCTTCGTCGCGTTCGAGGGCGAGCGATGGGTGCACGTGCACCTCGGCCTCTACGGCACCTTCGAGCTCGCCGACGGGCCGGCGCCGCCGCCGGTGGGCCAGGTCAGGATGCGCCTCGAGTCGGGCAACGGCTCGGCGCGGGCGTCGTACGGCGACCTGCGCGGCGCGACCGCGTGCGAGCTGCTCACCGACGGCCAGCGGCTCGCCGTCCTCGACCGGCTCGGGCCCGACCCGTTGCGCGAGGACGCCGACCCGGGCCGCGCCTGGGCGCGGATCAGCCGCAGCAGGGCCCCGATCGGGGCGCTGCTCATGGACCAGCAGGTGCTCGCCGGCGTCGGCAACGTCTACCGCGCCGAGGTCCTGTTCCGGCACCGGATGCACCCGCTGCGCCCGGGCAACACGTTGCGGCGCTCACAGTTCGAGGCGATGTGGGCCGACCTGGTCACCTTGATGGCCGCCGGCGTCCGCAGCGGCCGCATCGACACCGTCCGTCCGGAGCACGAGCCCGAGGCGATGGGCCGCGCGCCGCGGCAGGACGACCACGGGGGAGAGGTCTACGTCTACCGTCGCACGGACCAGGCCTGCCTCGTCTGCGGCAGCCGGGTCCGCACCGACGTGCTGGTGGGGCGCAACCTGTTCTGGTGTCCGCGCTGCCAGCCGAGATTCCGGTCACGCGCAGCGTCGCCGAGCCGCTGA
- a CDS encoding NUDIX hydrolase: MNEPVDPPALRPAVRVVLLDEEDRALLVRWSFADRDVWGTPGGGIEPGESHHDAVRRELREETGLALAAEDCGPCVAHRTHLIALGNGSGDEPARWDGQEEWFYLVRVPAFTPRGTLTDEELRAESLHELAWWHLDEVDRLTDPTAAPPALTTPRRLADLLRALAADGAPAQPFELAV, encoded by the coding sequence GTGAACGAGCCCGTCGATCCGCCCGCGCTGCGACCGGCGGTCCGGGTCGTCCTGCTCGACGAGGAGGACCGCGCGCTGCTCGTGCGGTGGAGCTTCGCCGACCGCGACGTGTGGGGAACCCCGGGCGGCGGCATCGAGCCCGGTGAGAGCCACCACGACGCCGTACGCCGGGAGCTGCGCGAGGAGACCGGCCTCGCCCTCGCCGCCGAGGACTGCGGGCCGTGCGTCGCGCACCGGACGCACCTGATCGCGCTCGGAAACGGGTCCGGCGACGAGCCGGCCCGCTGGGACGGCCAGGAGGAGTGGTTCTACCTGGTGCGGGTGCCCGCCTTCACGCCGCGCGGCACGCTCACCGACGAGGAGCTGCGGGCCGAGTCGCTGCACGAGCTGGCCTGGTGGCACCTCGACGAGGTCGATCGCCTCACCGACCCGACGGCCGCTCCCCCGGCGCTGACCACCCCGCGCCGGCTCGCGGACCTGCTCCGTGCGCTGGCCGCCGACGGCGCCCCCGCGCAGCCGTTCGAGCTCGCGGTCTGA
- a CDS encoding PP2C family protein-serine/threonine phosphatase: MVAASHPDRLTTVPGRQAWTRRWNSTVRRYREAEITWVLMLAAVTVVLGVALGSGVPGATVSALTLPLVVGNIVLSPRTLPWFVVFVLGVAVLVVATTPSLSLDARRVGAVVVTFLVGLVILVSSFRRTRLGVAGALGESMLVDLRDRIAKQGQMPPMPQDWYTEFVMRSAGGSSFAGDFLVASRARHDDQLEVAVVDVSGKGEQAGTRSLLLSGAFGGLLGALPASGFLPAANDYLLRQDWPEGFATAVHLSINLRSGVFELRSAGHPPAVQLHAGSGRWGVLEAEGPILGLIGDAEFGVVTGTLQRGDAMLLFTDGLVETPRRDISLGIDKLLGQSERLLRSGFEQGAHRLIDRVESMNDDRALFLLHRR; the protein is encoded by the coding sequence GTGGTCGCCGCCTCGCATCCGGACCGCCTGACGACTGTGCCCGGCCGTCAGGCGTGGACGCGACGGTGGAACTCCACCGTGCGGCGCTACCGCGAGGCCGAGATCACCTGGGTGCTGATGCTGGCGGCCGTGACGGTCGTCCTGGGCGTGGCGTTGGGCAGCGGCGTGCCCGGGGCCACGGTGAGCGCCCTGACCCTGCCACTGGTGGTCGGCAACATCGTGCTGAGCCCTCGCACGCTGCCCTGGTTCGTGGTGTTCGTGCTGGGAGTGGCGGTGCTGGTGGTGGCGACGACGCCGTCGCTGTCGTTGGACGCCCGCCGGGTCGGCGCGGTGGTCGTGACGTTCCTGGTGGGCCTGGTCATCCTGGTCTCGTCGTTCCGCCGGACCCGGCTCGGCGTGGCCGGCGCGCTCGGCGAGTCGATGCTGGTGGACCTGCGCGACCGGATCGCCAAGCAGGGACAGATGCCCCCGATGCCGCAGGACTGGTACACCGAGTTCGTGATGCGTTCGGCCGGAGGGTCGTCGTTCGCCGGCGACTTCCTGGTCGCCTCGCGGGCCCGGCACGACGACCAGCTCGAGGTCGCGGTGGTCGACGTCTCCGGCAAGGGGGAGCAGGCCGGCACCCGGTCCCTGCTGCTCTCGGGCGCCTTCGGCGGCCTGCTCGGGGCCCTGCCCGCCTCCGGCTTCCTGCCCGCGGCCAACGACTACCTGCTGCGCCAGGACTGGCCGGAGGGCTTCGCCACCGCGGTGCACCTCTCGATCAACCTGCGCAGCGGCGTCTTCGAGCTGCGCTCGGCCGGCCACCCGCCCGCGGTCCAGCTGCACGCCGGCTCCGGCCGGTGGGGTGTGCTCGAGGCGGAGGGGCCGATCCTCGGCCTGATCGGCGACGCCGAGTTCGGCGTGGTCACCGGCACCCTGCAGCGCGGCGACGCGATGCTGCTGTTCACCGACGGGCTGGTCGAGACGCCGCGTCGCGACATCTCGCTCGGCATCGACAAGCTGCTCGGCCAGAGCGAGCGGCTGCTGCGCTCGGGCTTCGAGCAGGGCGCCCACCGGCTCATCGACCGGGTGGAGTCGATGAACGACGACCGCGCGCTGTTCCTGCTGCACCGCCGCTGA
- a CDS encoding ribose-5-phosphate isomerase, translated as MRVHLGSDHAGLELKEHLLNWLADAGYEAVDHGPFVYDALDDYPVFCLRAAEGVVADEGDGVEALGVVVGGSGNGEQIAANKVIGVRAALVWSEETARLAREHNAANVVSVGGRMHTLEDMTRFVEVFLTTPYSREERHARRIAMLTDYEKSHNLPPLPDSALGRGPAGS; from the coding sequence ATGCGCGTTCACCTCGGCTCCGACCATGCGGGCCTCGAGCTCAAGGAGCACCTCCTCAACTGGCTCGCCGACGCGGGCTACGAAGCGGTGGACCACGGCCCGTTCGTCTACGACGCCCTCGACGACTACCCGGTGTTCTGCCTGCGGGCGGCCGAGGGCGTGGTCGCCGACGAGGGCGACGGGGTGGAGGCGCTCGGCGTGGTGGTCGGCGGCTCGGGCAACGGGGAGCAGATCGCGGCGAACAAGGTCATCGGCGTCCGCGCGGCCCTGGTCTGGAGCGAGGAGACCGCCCGGCTGGCCCGGGAGCACAACGCCGCCAACGTGGTCTCGGTCGGCGGTCGGATGCACACCCTCGAGGACATGACCCGGTTCGTCGAGGTGTTCCTGACGACGCCGTACTCCCGCGAGGAGCGGCACGCCCGTCGGATCGCGATGCTGACCGACTACGAGAAGAGCCACAACCTCCCGCCGCTGCCGGACTCCGCCCTCGGTCGCGGTCCGGCCGGGTCCTGA
- the metG gene encoding methionine--tRNA ligase yields the protein MSPARPEPRRRVLSAVAWPYANGPRHIGHVAGFGVPSDVFSRYMRMAGHDVLMVSGTDEHGTPILVAADAAGVTARELADRNNRLIVEDLAQLGLSYDLFTRTTTLNHYAVAQEMFTTVHRNGYMVEQTTKGAISPSTGRTLPDRYIEGECPICGYDGARGDQCDNCGNQLDPTDLINPRSKINGEVPEFVETQHFFLDLPALADALKAWLDDREASGTWRPNVIKFSQNILEDIRPRAMTRDIDWGIPVPLEGWVDQPAKRLYVWFDAVIGYLSASIEWARRLGEPDRWREWWNDPEAVSYYFMGKDNITFHSQIWPAELLAYDGRGSRGGEPGRFGRLNLPTEVVSSEFLTMEGRKFSSSKSVVIYVRDVLERYQPDALRYFISAAGPENQDSDFTWAEFVRRTNDELVAGWGNLVNRTATMIAKSFGELPAAGELTAEDRQLLDTVERTFTTVGELIERHRQKQALAEAMRTVAEVNKYVSDMAPWKLKSEEERERLGTVLHVVTQAVADCNLILSPFLPHSANEVDRVLGGAGRIAAMPRIEEVEDLDGGPGYPILTGDYSGGPAWGRVPITAGTPVAKPTPVFTKLDPSVVDEELARLGA from the coding sequence ATGAGCCCCGCCCGCCCCGAGCCCCGTCGACGGGTGCTGTCCGCCGTCGCCTGGCCCTACGCCAACGGTCCGCGCCACATCGGCCACGTGGCCGGTTTCGGCGTGCCCTCCGACGTCTTCAGCCGCTACATGCGGATGGCCGGGCACGACGTGCTGATGGTCTCCGGGACCGACGAGCACGGCACCCCGATCCTGGTGGCCGCCGATGCCGCCGGGGTGACCGCGCGGGAGCTGGCCGACCGCAACAACCGCCTCATCGTCGAGGACCTGGCCCAGCTGGGGCTGAGCTACGACCTGTTCACCCGCACCACGACGCTGAACCACTACGCCGTGGCGCAGGAGATGTTCACCACCGTGCACCGCAACGGCTACATGGTCGAGCAGACGACGAAGGGCGCGATCTCGCCGTCGACCGGCCGGACCCTGCCGGACCGCTACATCGAGGGCGAGTGCCCGATCTGCGGCTACGACGGCGCCCGCGGCGACCAGTGCGACAACTGCGGCAACCAGCTCGACCCGACGGACCTGATCAACCCGCGCAGCAAGATCAACGGGGAGGTGCCGGAGTTCGTCGAGACCCAGCACTTCTTCCTCGACCTGCCGGCGCTCGCCGACGCGCTCAAGGCGTGGCTCGACGATCGTGAGGCCTCGGGCACCTGGCGTCCCAACGTCATCAAGTTCAGCCAGAACATCCTCGAGGACATCCGCCCGCGGGCGATGACGCGCGACATCGACTGGGGCATCCCGGTGCCGCTCGAGGGCTGGGTCGACCAGCCCGCCAAGCGGCTCTACGTCTGGTTCGACGCCGTCATCGGCTACCTCTCCGCGTCGATCGAGTGGGCGCGCCGCCTCGGCGAGCCCGACCGCTGGCGCGAGTGGTGGAACGACCCGGAGGCGGTGTCGTACTACTTCATGGGCAAGGACAACATCACCTTCCACTCCCAGATCTGGCCGGCCGAGCTGCTGGCCTACGACGGCCGCGGCAGCCGGGGCGGCGAGCCGGGCCGGTTCGGCCGGCTGAACCTGCCGACCGAGGTGGTCTCCAGCGAGTTCCTCACGATGGAGGGCCGCAAGTTCTCCTCCTCGAAGTCGGTCGTGATCTACGTCCGCGACGTGCTGGAGCGCTACCAGCCGGACGCGCTGCGCTACTTCATCTCCGCGGCCGGACCCGAGAACCAGGACAGCGACTTCACCTGGGCCGAGTTCGTGCGGCGCACCAACGACGAGCTGGTGGCCGGCTGGGGCAACCTGGTGAACCGGACCGCGACGATGATCGCCAAGAGCTTCGGCGAGCTCCCGGCCGCCGGCGAGCTCACCGCCGAGGACCGGCAGCTGCTGGACACCGTGGAGCGGACGTTCACCACCGTCGGCGAGCTGATCGAGCGGCACCGCCAGAAGCAGGCGCTGGCCGAGGCGATGCGCACCGTCGCCGAGGTGAACAAGTATGTCTCCGACATGGCGCCATGGAAGCTGAAGTCCGAGGAGGAGCGCGAGCGGCTGGGCACGGTCCTGCACGTCGTCACGCAGGCGGTCGCGGACTGCAACCTGATCCTCTCGCCGTTCCTGCCGCACTCGGCCAACGAGGTCGACCGGGTGCTGGGCGGTGCCGGCCGGATCGCCGCGATGCCCCGGATCGAGGAGGTCGAGGACCTCGACGGCGGCCCCGGCTACCCGATCCTGACCGGCGACTACTCCGGCGGCCCCGCGTGGGGCCGCGTCCCGATCACGGCGGGCACACCGGTCGCGAAGCCGACCCCGGTCTTCACCAAGCTCGACCCCTCCGTGGTCGACGAGGAGCTGGCCCGGCTCGGGGCCTGA
- the tig gene encoding trigger factor produces MKSAVETLSPTRAKLTVEVPFEELKPSLDAAYKKIAQQINVPGFRRGKVPPMVIDRQVGRGAVLDEAINAALPQLYVQALRENELEPLAQPEIDITKLEDNESLEFTAEVDIRPEVELPDYQGLAVSVDDLAVTDADVEEQLQNLRERFGTLADVERAAAEGDFVTLDLKATQDGEVVEGAEVSGMSYQVGNGGMIDGLDEALTGMSAGEDKTFTTQLVGGELKGEDVEVHVTVSAVKEQELPELDDDFAQTASEFDTVEELTADVRTRLERGKRLEQAAAARDAVLEKVLDLVEVPLPDAIVDSELKARRDNITQQLAYAGMTMEQYLDSEEQTVDEFEADLEKRVRDAVAAQFVLDQVAKKEEISVNEGELQEHLLRRAQQSGQNPQEFIQHMVEHNHIPEMVSEVVRGKALALVVEAAVVTDESGNHVELKNLLPDGTIGEPGDEAADEPASESADAAESAEGAEGTDAAESADSTDSTEDETKA; encoded by the coding sequence GTGAAGAGCGCCGTCGAGACACTGAGCCCCACGCGGGCGAAGCTCACCGTCGAGGTGCCCTTCGAGGAGCTCAAGCCGAGCCTCGACGCGGCGTACAAGAAGATCGCCCAGCAGATCAACGTGCCCGGCTTCCGCCGCGGCAAGGTGCCGCCGATGGTGATCGACCGACAGGTCGGCCGCGGCGCGGTGCTCGACGAGGCGATCAACGCCGCACTGCCGCAGCTCTACGTGCAGGCGCTGCGGGAGAACGAGCTCGAGCCGCTGGCACAGCCCGAGATCGACATCACCAAGCTCGAGGACAACGAGTCGCTGGAGTTCACCGCCGAGGTGGACATCCGCCCCGAGGTCGAGCTGCCCGACTACCAGGGCCTCGCGGTCAGCGTGGACGACCTCGCCGTCACCGACGCCGACGTCGAGGAGCAGCTGCAGAACCTGCGCGAGCGTTTCGGCACGCTGGCCGACGTGGAGCGCGCGGCCGCCGAGGGCGACTTCGTCACGCTGGACCTCAAGGCGACCCAGGACGGCGAGGTCGTCGAGGGCGCCGAGGTCAGCGGGATGAGTTACCAGGTCGGCAACGGCGGCATGATCGACGGCCTCGACGAGGCCCTGACCGGCATGAGTGCCGGCGAGGACAAGACGTTCACCACCCAGCTCGTCGGCGGGGAGCTGAAGGGCGAGGACGTCGAGGTCCACGTCACGGTCTCTGCCGTCAAGGAGCAGGAGCTCCCCGAGCTCGACGACGACTTCGCACAGACCGCCTCGGAGTTCGACACCGTCGAGGAGCTGACCGCCGACGTCCGCACGCGCCTCGAGCGCGGGAAGCGGCTCGAGCAGGCTGCCGCCGCCCGCGACGCGGTCCTGGAGAAGGTCCTGGATCTCGTCGAGGTGCCGCTGCCGGACGCGATCGTCGACTCCGAGCTGAAGGCCCGTCGCGACAACATCACCCAGCAGCTGGCCTACGCCGGGATGACGATGGAGCAGTACCTCGACTCCGAGGAGCAGACCGTCGACGAGTTCGAGGCGGACCTCGAGAAGCGGGTCCGCGACGCGGTCGCCGCCCAGTTCGTGCTCGACCAGGTCGCCAAGAAGGAAGAGATCTCGGTCAACGAGGGCGAGCTGCAGGAGCACCTGCTGCGCCGTGCGCAGCAGTCGGGCCAGAACCCGCAGGAGTTCATCCAGCACATGGTCGAGCACAACCACATCCCGGAGATGGTCTCCGAGGTGGTGCGCGGCAAGGCACTGGCCCTCGTGGTCGAGGCCGCCGTGGTCACCGACGAGTCGGGCAACCACGTCGAGCTGAAGAACCTGCTTCCCGACGGCACGATCGGTGAGCCGGGCGACGAGGCCGCGGACGAGCCGGCCTCCGAGAGCGCCGACGCCGCCGAGAGCGCCGAGGGCGCCGAGGGCACCGACGCGGCCGAGAGCGCCGACAGCACCGACAGCACCGAGGACGAGACCAAGGCCTGA